A window of the Juglans microcarpa x Juglans regia isolate MS1-56 chromosome 5D, Jm3101_v1.0, whole genome shotgun sequence genome harbors these coding sequences:
- the LOC121264937 gene encoding uncharacterized protein LOC121264937 — protein sequence MCVYEKSSQVDQNFLWEVCLIMGRGRGKGKKQTSIATREDPESGEEGKIPAFRRRGRPQKPFKDEEEEEEEEVDNAEKTKEDGEDAKGNISRKDVKNQATVENSRKRKRSAQVNENIDSVGMENGVGTKSSPDDSLKSVGFRQNGSRRKNKPRRAAEAGFECK from the coding sequence AAATCTTCACAAGTTGATCAAAACTTTCTTTGGGAAGTTTGTTTAATTATGGGTAGAGGTAGAGGAAAAGGGAAGAAGCAAACTTCTATTGCCACTCGTGAGGATCCTGAGAGTGGTGAAGAGGGAAAAATTCCAGCATTCAGGAGAAGAGGAAGGCCTCAAAAACCATTtaaggatgaagaagaagaagaagaagaagaagtagataACGCTGAAAAGACAAAAGAAGATGGTGAGGATGCTAAAGGTAATATTTCTAgaaaagatgtgaaaaaccagGCTACCGTAGAGAACAGTCGGAAGAGGAAGAGATCTGCCCAGGTCAATGAAAATATAGATTCAGTTGGAATGGAAAATGGCGTTGGAACAAAATCAAGCCCTGACGATTCGCTGAAGTCTGTCGGATTTCGACAAAATGGCAGTAGGAGAAAAAACAAGCCTCGACGAGCTGCTGAAGCTGGTTTTGAGTGCAAGTGA